In Streptomyces sp. ML-6, the genomic stretch CGTACTGCCCGTCGCCGTGCAGCAGCACGACGATGTCGAGTCCGTGCTCGGCGGCCAGGGCGTATCCGGCCTTCTGGTTCCCGCCGTACCCGAGGTTCTTGGTGTGCCGCATCACCACGGTGCGCGGCATTCCCTCCGACTGCGACCAGCGGCAGCCCGCGGTGAAGGTCGCGTCGTGGCTCGCGTCGTCGAGGATGAGGATCTCGTCGACCTTGGCCCGGAAGTCCTCCGGAATGCGGTCGAGGGTCTTCTCCAGGGTCGTCTCGGCGTTGTACGCGACCACCAGGATGCCGATCCTGGGACTCGGGTTTTCCTTCACGGGGTGTTCTCCTGTCGTGCTCGGCACGCGGTGTGCGGGGTGGGGGCTCGGCACTCGGGGCGGTCAGTTGACGACGGAGTCGGCGGGTCGCGCGGTACGGGGGCCGTGACCGGGACCCGCCCCCCGGGGTTTTCCGGGGGTGGGCCGGGTGGCGCGGCGAGGATCTTGCGGATGCCGACGGCGAGGCAGACGGCGAGGAGGACCCAGCCGGCCTCGCCGAGGTGCAGCACCGTTTCGCTCCAGCGCACGGCGGAGCGGCCCTGGTAGCCGAGGATCGCGGTCAGGCCGAGCAGACAGCCGTACACGGCGCCCTCCCAGAAGCCGATGACGAACAGTCCGGCCGCCGCCCAGGTCAGGTACTGGAGGGCGGAGGCGGTGGAGAGCAGCAGCAGGAGGCCCGTCGTGACGGCGACGACGGCGGGCAGTTGCGCGGGCCGCAGCAGGGCGAGCCAGGCCCCGGCCGCCATGCAGACCAGTACGAAGAGGAAGTGGCCGTCGCCCTCGATGTAGGCGATGGCGGGCTCCGGCAGGCCGAACAGTTCGGCGAACCTGACGAGGCCCCAGAGGCGGTAGCCGCCGCCCGCGTACTCCAGGACGTTCTCCCGGAGGTTCTGCGGCACGGTCATCAGGACCGGCCCCCAGGCCAGGGCGACCAGGGCGGCGAAGCCCGCGCAGAAGCGGACGAGGGCGGGGCGGCCGGCCCGCAGCGCGACGAGGAACAGGGCCGGGAGCACCACCACCGGGATGAACTTGACGCTGATCGAGAGCGCGGCGGCCACCCCGGCGGCCAGCGGGGCCTTCCGGTCCACGAGGAGGTGGGCGGCGGCCAGGGCGAAGGTGATGGCGACCGCGTCGGTGTTGCCGTGGTAGCCGGAGGTGGCGATGAGGACGGGGCTGACGGCCACTCCGATGCCGCAGGCGAGAGCCGCGCCGACGGAGCGGCGGCGGCGCACGATCTCGAAGACGAGGAGTGCGCAGAAGAAATCGGCGATCGACGCGGGCGACCTGATCAGCGTTCCGAAGGGAATGCCGAGTTCTTCGAGTTCGTTCAGCCCGAGGAGCAGCCATCCGGCCAGGGGCGGGTGGTTGTAGACGGGCAGTCCGGGAAGTGGCTGTTCGTAGATCCGAATGGGTCCGTGGCGCACGATCGCCTTTGCGAAACCGTGGAAGATCCGCACGTCCGCCGGGCCCGGCAGATTCGCCGCGATCAGCATTCGGGTGAGGAGCCCCGCGGCCGCGACGACGAGCACGACCGCCCTCGCGCGTCGCACGTCCCAGGTTTCGCATCGAATTCGGATACCCATGAAAACAGAACGTAGCAACAAGAGGACGCGGAGCGACGCATCCATGACCGCACGCGCAGCTGCCGTTACTTGAATGCTCCGATTTTCCGCCCGGACATCCGGGCCCGCCGTCCGTCCTTCCGGAACCGTCGGTCACTCGAATGGTCCAGGACCCCTCGGCCGGAATGCGGCCGTCACCACATTCATTCGGTCATCACGGCATTCGGCCGTCATCGCATCCGGCCGACGCTGTTCGGCCGTCACAGCATGCGGTCGACCACTTTCGCCGCCGCGTTCCCCTCGTCGAGATCGCAGAAGTCCCGGCGGAACGCCTCGTACGCCCGTCCGTGTCCCTCGGTGGCCCGTGCCGGGTCGCGCAGGGCCTCGATCAGTCCGGCGGAATCGGCGATGAGCGGGCCGGGGGCGCGGGCCTCGAAGTCGAAGCAGAAGCCGCCCCGGGTGTCGCGGTGGTGCGCCAGGTCGTGGGTGTGGAAGAGCAGCGGGCGGCCGGTCGGGGCGAAGTCGAACATCAGCGAGGAGCAGTCGGTGACCAGGGCGTCGCTGATCAGCATCAGCTCGCCGGCGTCGTCGTGGCGCGAGACGTCCCGGACGAAGCCGCTGCCGCTGTCCGGGAGGCGGCCGCCGACCAGGTGGTGACGGCGCACCAGCAGGACGGTGTCCGCGCCCAGTTCGCGTTCGGCGGCGGCCAGGTCGAGCCACAGGTCCAGGGCGTAACGGCCGTCGCCCAGCGGGCGGTCGTCGCGCCAGGTCGGCGCGTACAGCACGACCCGCCTGTCCGCGGGGAGGCCGAGCCGTTCCCGTACCGCGGCGGCGACCTTGGTCCGGTCGACGGCGCGGAGCAGGTCGTTGCGGGGGGAGCCGCACTCCAGGATCTCGCCCCGGTAGCCGAAGGAGCGCCGCAGGACGGGGGTGGAGAAGCTGTTCGGGGAGACGAGGAGGCTCCACTGCCGGGCGCGCCGCTCGAGGGTGGCGAGGTGGGCGGGGTCGGCCCGGTCGGTGCCCGCGAGGTCCAGGCCGATGCGTTTGAGGGGGGTGCCGTGCCAGGTCTGGACGACGTACTGGCCCTCGCGCCGCTCGAACCACTCCGGCAGCTGGGTGTTGGTGACGACGTACCGGCTGCGGGCCAGGGCCTCGTGCCAGGCGGTCGAACCGTGTTCCACGGTCGCGGCGCCGGCGGGCACCCGGGCCTGCTGGTCGCGGACCACCCAGAGGTGTTCCGCCTGGACGCCCCGGCGGACGATCTCCTCGTGGATCGCGCGCGGCGAGTCGGAGTACTGGCGGCCGTCGAAGCTGCTGTACAGCACGGTTTCGCGCAGCGGCGCGGTGCGCAGGGTCCGGTACGCCCCGCTCAGCAGCCGCCGGCCGCGCGGTCCGCGTTCCCGGGCGGTCAGCACCGGGGCACTGTCGATCAGCAGTTGGTCGTGGCACCGCCGCTCGACGCGGTACTCCCGGCCCGTGAGGGTGCGGACGGCGGGCAGGGTGCGGTGGGCGGCGGCCGGGATGCGCAGCGGGGTGTCGCGGCCGGGGCGCGCGTCGCCCGCCGGGTGGTGTTCGCGCAGGAGGAGGTGCCAGCGGCCCTGGCCCAGGGGAAGTTTCCGGCCGGGGCCGTCGACGGCGTCCGGCCGGAGCTCGGCCCGGAAGCGGCGGGCCCCGGCGTCCCCGGAAAGGATCAGCGGGAAGACGGCCTCCTCGTCGTGCCCGCCGTGCCGGGCGATCAGCTCGACGGGCCGCCCCGCGAGGGCCGGGTAGGTGCCCTCCAGCAGGAGCCGACCGTCCTGGGTCCAGGTCACCAGGTCGACGGCGGGCTGCACGGTGCGGTCGCTGATCAGCAGATTGCCGCGGGAGTTCACGGTGAGGCCCAGCTCGCGCCGCCCTCCTCTGCCCCCGCTCCCGTCCCCCTCGGCGCCCCCGTCCCCGTTCCCCTCCCCGCCCCCGTCCCCGTTCCCCTCGACGTCCAGCGGGTAGCGGCCCGGCGGCACGGGGCCCGGCACGTCGATCGGTGTCCGGCGCCCGTCGGGGCCGACGAGGCGCAGGTCGTACGAGAGTTGCGCATGCGGCTCCCCCTCGTCCGTCCCTTCGTCCGTCCCCTCGTCCTCCCCCGCCCCCATGCCCGGCCGGACCTCGGCGAAGGCGTCGAGCGGGATGTCGGCGGTGAACCGCCTCCAGCCCGCCACCGAGGACGCGGCCCCCTCGTGCACCGTCACCGGGCAGTCGAAGGAGGTGCCCGAGGGCCGGTGGGTGAGCGCGAGGCGCAACGGGCCGCGGCCGAGCCGGTCGCGGATCATCCCGTCGATGACCACGGTGGCGGCCCCGTCGCCCGCGTCGCCCGCTCGGTGCGTCTCGAAGCGGGCGTCGATCCGCTCGGCGTGCAGCACCAGTTCGCCGTCGTCGAGGTCGGGCACGATCCGGTGGTCGCCGTCCGGGCGGTGCACGGGCGGCGGGGCGGTCTCCTCGTCGGCCGCGAGGGCGGAGCGGCGCAGCATGCCGTGACCGGCGACGCCGATCTCCAGCCGCCAGGTGAGCCGTTCGGGGCCGTCCGCCGCGTCGATGCGGAGCCCGGCCGGGTCGACGACGGTCTCGAAGCCGGACCGGTCGTAGTCGTGCAGGCTCTGCCGGGACCGGGCGGTGGCCTCGGGCTCGTCGACCGTGCGCAGCCGCAGCGGCACCACGCGGCGCCGTCCCGCGCGCAGCCAGCCGGCCCGGAACTCGCCGCCGCGCGGCCCGGCGGGCAGGTTCCGGATGTACGCGTACCCCTTGAGGTGCAGCCGGCCGCCCTGCCAGCGGGCGGACCGCAGCCGGGCGGTGAGCGGCAGGTCCCGTTCGCCGACCCGCAGCACCGCGCGCGGCACCGGCCGGGTGAGGACCGGGTAGGAGGCGGTGCGGCGGCGCAGGCCCCGTACCGCGAACGCGCCCGGTTCGGCCCGGTCGAGGGCGAGCAGGTCCAGCAGTTCGGCGGTGCGGCGTTCGCGCACGAGGTACCACATCAGCCGCAGCCGCAGCGGCAGCCCGTCCAGGACGGCCGGGTCGACCTGGTCGGCGAACTCGTTGGCGTACGTGAGGAAGGCGCGCCGGTACTCCTCGTCGCCGTGCGGCAGCGCCGCCATGAAGTGCCGGAGGTCGTCGGCGAGCACGTGCGCCTCGTAGCGCCGCTTGTCGGCGGCGCCGCGGTGCTCGTCGAGGAAGGCGGAGACCGCCAGCACGTGCGAGACCCGGTCCTGGACGCCGCGGACGACGGCGCGCCGGGTGGTGCCCCGGCCCGGCCGTTCGCGCCGGTGGTAGACGGGGTCCTCGAGGACGTCGACGGAGCGGGCCAGGAAGTGGGCGGGCAGGACGACGGGGATGTCCTCGTGGAGGGTGCCGACCGGGAAGGCGAAGGCGTGCTCGTCCCAGAAGGACCGGCGGAAGACCTTGTTGCAGGCGCTCCGGTCCGCGGCGAGGTCCCAGTCGCGGGAGATGTGGGTGCGCAGTCGGGTCGTCGCCATGGGCCTGCGGAGGTCGGGCGACTGCTGGAGCCGGCCGTCGTCCCCCAGCCGCAGCACGTTGCCGGACGCGAGGTCCGAGCCGGTCTCGTCCAGGGCGCCGAGGAGGAGTTCGTACGCACGGGGCGGGAGCACGTCGTCGCTGTCGACGAAGGCGAGGTGGCGGGCGCCCGGATCGCAGTCGCGGACCCCGGTGTTGCGGGCGTGCCCGGGCCCGCCGTTCTCCTGGCCCACCAGCCGGAACCGGCCGTCCCGTCCGGCGAATTCGGCGGCCAGGTCCGCGCTGCCGTCGGTGGACCCGTCGTCGACCATCACCACCTCCAGGTCGCTCATGGTCTGCTCCGCGAGGGACTTCAGGCAGTCCGTCAGATGGAGCTCCACGTTGTGGACGGGTACGACGACGCTGAGCCGTGGCGACATGGTGAGCACGTCCGTTCATCGGAGGCCTGGCTGTCCGTACGGCTCAACCCCGTGGGCCGCCGGGGGTCACCGGTCGCGGTCTCTCCCGAACGGGTGAGATCGGCCGCGCCGCGGTTGCCGTCCGCAGGGCCCGTCGTCGTCGACGGGGAGGAGCTCCGGTGCGCCGGGAAGCCGGCCGGGGACGGCCCCGGGGTCGCCCCGGGACAGCCCTGAACGCGGTGCACGGGCACAACGGCACGGGGAAGCACGGCAGTCGGCCGTCCTCGCACCGTCACGCGGCGGGCTCCGGGTCACCTCCCGTGTTCACCCGTTCGGGGCAGTGTCGGTGACCCGGGGCGTCCGCCCCTGTTGTCCGTGCATGAAGCCGCGCCTCAGTGTCGTCGTCCCGGTCCACAACGTCGAGGACTATCTGGAGGACTGCCTGCGCTCGGTGGCCGAGCAGTCGGTCACCGACATCGAGGTGGTCCTCGTGGACGACGGCTCGACGGACGGCAGCACGGCCGTCGCCGAGGCGTTCGCCGCCCGCGACCGGCGCTTCCGCTGCGTCCGCCGCCCCCACTCGGGGCTGGGCGCGGCCCGCAACACGGGCGTGCGGCACACCACCCCGGGCGTACCGTACCTGGCGTTCGTCGACAGCGACGACGTCCTCGTGCACGACGCCTACCAGCGGATGCTGGCCTCGCTGGAGTCCACCGGCTCCGACTTCGCGACCGGCAACGTGTGGCAGCTGGGCGAGCAGGGGCGGCAGCAGGCCCGGCAGTACCGCTGGCTGACCGGCACCCGCACCCGCACCCACATCGGCCGCGATCCGCGACTGCTCGCCGACCGGGCCGTCTGGAACAAGGTGTTCCGGCGCTCCTTCTGGGACCGGCACGCCTTCGCCTTCCCGGAGGGAAGACTCTACGAGGACGGCCCGGTGACGATCCCGGCGCACTACCTGGCCGGCGCCGTGGACGTGCTGCACGAGCACGTCTACTACCGGCGGATGCGGGAGGGTTCGATCACCCGGCGGCGCACCGACGTGCGGGGCGTGCGGGACCGGATCGCGGCGTGCGAGCAGGTCAGCGCGTTCCTCGCGGGCCGGGGCGGGGTGGCGAACGCCGGGGCGCGGCGCCGTTACGACCTCTCCTGCCTGCGCGACGACTTCGTGTGCTTCCTGGAGGGGCTCACGACGGGCGGGCCCGCGTACCGGAAGGCGTTCATGAAGGACGCGGGGGCGTTCCTGGACCGGATGGAGCGGATGGACGGGGCGGGCCGCGCGGACCGGGCCGTGGCGCACGAGCTGCCGGTGGAGCTGCGGCTCAAGTGGCAGCTCGTGAAGGAGCGCCGCCTCCCGGAGCTGCTGGAGGTGCTCGCCTTCGAACGGGCCAACGGCACCGGGACGTTCATGGTCACCGGTGTGCCGGGGCGGCGGCAGGCCGGTTTCCCGGGTCTTCCGGACACCGCCCGCCCCGCCCGCGCCGACCTGCCGGCCGTGGCCCGGCTGACCCGGGCGGGGTGGGGCGAGGACGGGCGGCTGCGGCTGCGCGGTTACGCGTACATCCGCAATCTGCCGGCCCCGTCCGCGCGGCAGTCGCTGCGGGTGGGCATGGTGCGCGCCACCCGCGGCCAGCAGCTGCGGACGGTGCCGCTGCGCGGGGTGCCCGCGCCGGAGGCGACCGTGGACTCCGGTCAGCGGCTGCACGGTTACGACCACGCCGGCTTCGAGATGACGCTCGACCCGCGCCGGCTGCGGCCCGGCGGCTGGCTGGTGGGGGTGATGGTGGCCGCGCACGGCACGGCCCGCCGGGTGGCGGTGCGGGCCGCGGAGGCGGGGGCCGCCCAGCCGCTCGTCCACGACCTGGGCGAGGGGCGGCGGGCGGTGCTCGACTACCGGGACGGGCGGTTGCGGCTGACCCTGGCGCAGTTGCCGGCCCGGTGCGAGGCACGGCGCTTCGGCAAGACGCTGGAACTGACCGGCAGGCTGTACGGAAACGTTCTGCCGACGGCCCTGGTGCTGTTCTGCGAGGGGGTGGCGGACCAGGAGTTCGGCCATCCCGTCGAGTGCCGGGCGGACGGCCGTTTCACGGTGCGCATCCCGCTCGCCGACCTCGCGGGGATGGCGGCCGCCCCGTCGGCCCCGCACCGGGCGCCGCGCGAGGTCGAGGCGGAGCCCTGCGGGCGGTGGCGGGCGCGGCTGGTGCTGGCCGACGGTTTGCGGGTGCCCCTCGCGGCGGCCCCGGAGACGGCGCCGCCGGTCGTGGCGGACGCGGCGGGCGAACTGGTGCTGGACCTGAGCGGGCAGCCGTTCGTGGACGGGGCGGCGTGGACGGCGGAGGGCGCGCTGCGGATGGAGGGGGTGACCGGGGCGGGGGCGGAGACCTGGCCGGACCGGGCCCCGGCCCATCTGCTGCTGCGGCACGAGACGTTGCGCGAGACGGTGACGGTCCCGGTCACGCACGACGTGCGGTGCGCCGGGGCGCCGAAGGGGGCGGACGAGGGCGCGTGCCGGGAGGAGCACGAAGAGGCGTACGGGGGGCGGCGGTTCACGGCGTTCCTCGCGCCGTCGGTGACCGCCGGGCTGCACGAGGGTGTGTGGGACGCGTATCTGGGCGGCCGTCCGGTCCGGGTGCTGACCGCGCTCGCCGGCCGGCTGCCGCTCCCCCGCGCGGGCCGGTTCGCCTCGGCCCCGGTGCCCGACCGGGAGTTCGCCCTGGACCGCCGGTTCGGCGACCGGCTGGCCGTGCGGGCCGGTTCGGTGCTCGCGCCCGCCGAGCGCGGTGCCTACCACCGGGCCGGGCTGCGCGGCACGTACTACCCGGCGCGGCGCGCGATGCCGCTGCGGGACGCGGTCCTCTACGTGGGCGGCGACTCCCCGCGCGCCGTGCACGCCGAACTTCTGCGCCGGGGCGTGGAGGCGGAGCACCTCTGGGTCACCGACGGGCTCCACGGCCACGTCCCGTCCACCGCCCTCCCCGTCGTCGAGCACAGCGCCGCCTGGTACGAGGCGCTGGCCCGGTCCCGCCGGATCGTCACCGACGACCAGCTGCCCGAGTGGTTCGAACGGCGGCCCGGCCAGACCGTCGTGCAGACCTGGCACGGCGCCCCGCTCGGCCGGTTCGGCGCGGACCTGCGCGACACCCTGTACGCCGATCACCACGAACTCGCCACGCTGCCCCGCCGGGCGGCCCAGTGGTCCGTCCTGGTCTCCCCCAGCAGCCACTCCACCCCGCTGCTGCGCCGTGCGCTCGGCTACGACGGCGAGGTCCTGGAGGCCGGTTCCCCCGCCAACGACCTGCTCTTCTCGGCCGACCGCGGCAAGACCGCGGAGCGAGTGCGGCGCCGGCTCGGCATCCCGGACGGCCGCCGGGTGGTGCTGTACGCGCCGACCTACCGCGACCAGCTGGTCCACCCGCCGGCCGACGGCGAACGGCCCCGCTACCGCTGGGCCCCGACGCTCGACCCGGCCGCCCTGGCCCGCTCGGCCGGCGACGGCCACACGGTGCTGGTGCGCCGCCATCCCCGGGTGACCGGGAGCGTCCCGGAGCGGCCGGGCCTGCGCGACGTGTCGGGGCATCCGGGCGCCACGGAGCTGCTGCTGGTCGCCGACGTGCTGGTCACGGACTACGCGGGCCTGATGTTCGACTTCGCGCACACCGGCCGCCCGATGGTCTTCCACACCCACGACCTGGCTCATTACCGCGACACGGCGCGCGGTTTCTGTCTGGACTTCGAGGGCCGGGCACCGGGGCCACTGCTCGCCGACGCTGACCGGATCGCCGCGCTCCTGCGCGCCCCGGGCACCCTGGCCGCGTCGGCGGCCCGGCACGCGGCGGCGTACGAGAGTTTCCGCCGGGACTTCTGCGACCTCGACGACGGCGGGGCGGCGGCCCGGGTCGCGGACCGCCTGCTGGCCGAGGGCTGAGGCCCCGGCCCGGGACCGGGGGCCGAGAACCAGAGTCGGGAACCGGGACCGGGACTGGCGGAACGCCCATCGAGCACCGCGCCGAACACCCGTCGAGCACCCCGTAGGAGGAACGCTCCGGATGGACGGCCCCGCGAAGGAGGTCGTGGCCGCCTACGAGCGGTTCACCTCCGGAAGGAAATAGCCCGCGCCCTCCGTACGGACCGGCAGCCCGGGGAACAGCCGGGAGGCCGCTCCCCGCTGCTCCCCAGGCGGTAAACTCCCGGGGCTCACCAGGGGTTTGCCCGAGCCGAGCAAGCCGAACGGTCCGAACAGGGGGACACATGCAGGACGGGGTGCCGGGGCCGCTGCGGGCGGACGATCCGCGCGAGATCTCCGGTTACGTGCTGCGGGCCCGGGTGGGCGAGGGCGGGATGGGCACCGTCTACCTCTCGCACACCCGGGGCGGCCAGCCCGTCGCGCTGAAGGCGGTCCGCCGGGAGCACGCGCGGGACGCGGCGTTCCGGGAGCGGTTCGCCCGCGAGGTGGCCGCCGCCCGCCGGGTCTCCGGCTACCACCTGGTGCCCGTCGTCGACCACGGCGCCGAGGGGGAGACGCCCTGGCTCGCCACCCACTACGTCCCCGGCCTGCCGCTGGACACCGTCGTCGACCGGTACGGGCCGCTGCCGACGGCCACCGTGCTCCGGCTGACCGGCTGTCTCGCCGGTGCGCTGGCCTCGGTCCACTCCGCCGGGGTCATCCACCGCGACGTCAAGCCCGGCAATCTGCTGCTCGCCGCGAGCGGCCCCTGGCTGCTCGACTTCGGCATCGCGCGGACGTCGGACCTGCGCACCCTCACCACGGTGGGCCGGCTGGTCGGCACCCCGAAGAACATGTCGCCCGAGCACGCGCTGGGCAGGCCGCTGACGTCCGCGTCCGACGTGTTCGCGCTCGGGCTGCTGGCCGCCGAGGCCGCCACCGGGGAGCACCCGTACGGGCGGGGCCACGGTCTCGCGGTCGCCGCCCGCATCGCGGAGACCGACCGCGAACCCCCGGCGCTGGACCACCACCCCGAACCGCTGCGCCAACTGCTCCGGCTCTGTCTGGCGGCCCGGCCCGAGGACCGTCCCTCGGCCCCGGAGGTCGCCGAACTGTGCCGACGGGCACTGGGCGCGGACGACGTGCGGGGGCTGCGGGACTTCACCGGCTGGCTGCCGGACCCGGTGGCCTCGGCCGTGGCCCGGATCGAGGCGGCGACCCGGCCCCGCTCCGCCGCGTACACGCCCACGTACGTGCCGACCGTGCGCGATCCGCTGGCCGCCGAATGGAATCGCCGGGTCCGCCGAAACCCGTCACCGGGGAGCTGACTTGACGGGCCGGAAGGTGTCGTAGTCTCATCCGGCACACTTAGCAGTGATGAGCGGGGGAGGCTCCCATCAGTACCGGCACCGGTGACGTGTTCACACCTCTCGGCCCCCAGGATCCGCGCGAGATCTCCGGATACCGGTTGATCGCCCGGATCGGCGAGGGCGGAATGGGCACCGTCTACCTCTCGCACACCCGGGGCGGCCAGGCCGTCGCGCTGAAGCTGATCCGTCGCGAGTTCGGCGACGATCCGGAATTCCGTCGCCGGTTCGACCAGGAGGTGCAGGCCGCCCGGCGCGTGCAGGGCTACCACCTGGTGCCGGTCGTCGACCACGACACCTCCGGCCCGCTGCCCTGGCTGGCCTCGGCGTTCGTCCCCGGTCTGGCGCTCCAGGCGGTCCTGGAGGCCCACGGTCCGCTACCGCTGTCCGCAGTCTTCCGGCTCGTCGGCTGCACCGCGCAGGCGCTGGGGTCCATCCACGCGGCCGGGGTCGTCCACCGCGACCTGAAGCCCGGCAACATCCTGCTCGGCGCGACGGGCCCG encodes the following:
- a CDS encoding CDP-glycerol glycerophosphotransferase family protein, which encodes MKPRLSVVVPVHNVEDYLEDCLRSVAEQSVTDIEVVLVDDGSTDGSTAVAEAFAARDRRFRCVRRPHSGLGAARNTGVRHTTPGVPYLAFVDSDDVLVHDAYQRMLASLESTGSDFATGNVWQLGEQGRQQARQYRWLTGTRTRTHIGRDPRLLADRAVWNKVFRRSFWDRHAFAFPEGRLYEDGPVTIPAHYLAGAVDVLHEHVYYRRMREGSITRRRTDVRGVRDRIAACEQVSAFLAGRGGVANAGARRRYDLSCLRDDFVCFLEGLTTGGPAYRKAFMKDAGAFLDRMERMDGAGRADRAVAHELPVELRLKWQLVKERRLPELLEVLAFERANGTGTFMVTGVPGRRQAGFPGLPDTARPARADLPAVARLTRAGWGEDGRLRLRGYAYIRNLPAPSARQSLRVGMVRATRGQQLRTVPLRGVPAPEATVDSGQRLHGYDHAGFEMTLDPRRLRPGGWLVGVMVAAHGTARRVAVRAAEAGAAQPLVHDLGEGRRAVLDYRDGRLRLTLAQLPARCEARRFGKTLELTGRLYGNVLPTALVLFCEGVADQEFGHPVECRADGRFTVRIPLADLAGMAAAPSAPHRAPREVEAEPCGRWRARLVLADGLRVPLAAAPETAPPVVADAAGELVLDLSGQPFVDGAAWTAEGALRMEGVTGAGAETWPDRAPAHLLLRHETLRETVTVPVTHDVRCAGAPKGADEGACREEHEEAYGGRRFTAFLAPSVTAGLHEGVWDAYLGGRPVRVLTALAGRLPLPRAGRFASAPVPDREFALDRRFGDRLAVRAGSVLAPAERGAYHRAGLRGTYYPARRAMPLRDAVLYVGGDSPRAVHAELLRRGVEAEHLWVTDGLHGHVPSTALPVVEHSAAWYEALARSRRIVTDDQLPEWFERRPGQTVVQTWHGAPLGRFGADLRDTLYADHHELATLPRRAAQWSVLVSPSSHSTPLLRRALGYDGEVLEAGSPANDLLFSADRGKTAERVRRRLGIPDGRRVVLYAPTYRDQLVHPPADGERPRYRWAPTLDPAALARSAGDGHTVLVRRHPRVTGSVPERPGLRDVSGHPGATELLLVADVLVTDYAGLMFDFAHTGRPMVFHTHDLAHYRDTARGFCLDFEGRAPGPLLADADRIAALLRAPGTLAASAARHAAAYESFRRDFCDLDDGGAAARVADRLLAEG
- a CDS encoding serine/threonine-protein kinase; its protein translation is MQDGVPGPLRADDPREISGYVLRARVGEGGMGTVYLSHTRGGQPVALKAVRREHARDAAFRERFAREVAAARRVSGYHLVPVVDHGAEGETPWLATHYVPGLPLDTVVDRYGPLPTATVLRLTGCLAGALASVHSAGVIHRDVKPGNLLLAASGPWLLDFGIARTSDLRTLTTVGRLVGTPKNMSPEHALGRPLTSASDVFALGLLAAEAATGEHPYGRGHGLAVAARIAETDREPPALDHHPEPLRQLLRLCLAARPEDRPSAPEVAELCRRALGADDVRGLRDFTGWLPDPVASAVARIEAATRPRSAAYTPTYVPTVRDPLAAEWNRRVRRNPSPGS
- a CDS encoding bifunctional glycosyltransferase/CDP-glycerol:glycerophosphate glycerophosphotransferase, with amino-acid sequence MLTMSPRLSVVVPVHNVELHLTDCLKSLAEQTMSDLEVVMVDDGSTDGSADLAAEFAGRDGRFRLVGQENGGPGHARNTGVRDCDPGARHLAFVDSDDVLPPRAYELLLGALDETGSDLASGNVLRLGDDGRLQQSPDLRRPMATTRLRTHISRDWDLAADRSACNKVFRRSFWDEHAFAFPVGTLHEDIPVVLPAHFLARSVDVLEDPVYHRRERPGRGTTRRAVVRGVQDRVSHVLAVSAFLDEHRGAADKRRYEAHVLADDLRHFMAALPHGDEEYRRAFLTYANEFADQVDPAVLDGLPLRLRLMWYLVRERRTAELLDLLALDRAEPGAFAVRGLRRRTASYPVLTRPVPRAVLRVGERDLPLTARLRSARWQGGRLHLKGYAYIRNLPAGPRGGEFRAGWLRAGRRRVVPLRLRTVDEPEATARSRQSLHDYDRSGFETVVDPAGLRIDAADGPERLTWRLEIGVAGHGMLRRSALAADEETAPPPVHRPDGDHRIVPDLDDGELVLHAERIDARFETHRAGDAGDGAATVVIDGMIRDRLGRGPLRLALTHRPSGTSFDCPVTVHEGAASSVAGWRRFTADIPLDAFAEVRPGMGAGEDEGTDEGTDEGEPHAQLSYDLRLVGPDGRRTPIDVPGPVPPGRYPLDVEGNGDGGGEGNGDGGAEGDGSGGRGGRRELGLTVNSRGNLLISDRTVQPAVDLVTWTQDGRLLLEGTYPALAGRPVELIARHGGHDEEAVFPLILSGDAGARRFRAELRPDAVDGPGRKLPLGQGRWHLLLREHHPAGDARPGRDTPLRIPAAAHRTLPAVRTLTGREYRVERRCHDQLLIDSAPVLTARERGPRGRRLLSGAYRTLRTAPLRETVLYSSFDGRQYSDSPRAIHEEIVRRGVQAEHLWVVRDQQARVPAGAATVEHGSTAWHEALARSRYVVTNTQLPEWFERREGQYVVQTWHGTPLKRIGLDLAGTDRADPAHLATLERRARQWSLLVSPNSFSTPVLRRSFGYRGEILECGSPRNDLLRAVDRTKVAAAVRERLGLPADRRVVLYAPTWRDDRPLGDGRYALDLWLDLAAAERELGADTVLLVRRHHLVGGRLPDSGSGFVRDVSRHDDAGELMLISDALVTDCSSLMFDFAPTGRPLLFHTHDLAHHRDTRGGFCFDFEARAPGPLIADSAGLIEALRDPARATEGHGRAYEAFRRDFCDLDEGNAAAKVVDRML